One segment of uncultured Propionivibrio sp. DNA contains the following:
- a CDS encoding septal ring lytic transglycosylase RlpA family protein, which yields MTAKEDTHRITQGKTGHDTSLRVPALFVSVTVLVLAGCGSTQVQVVEPRDTANRADPAVTVPKPATRKTQVVQRRGGGYYKDDGPGDEIPDNLDDIPDAQPRLEPLHRFANRPYSVLGKSYMPDTTLRAFRQRGIASWYGKKFHGQRTSIGEPYDMFSMTAAHPTLAIPSYVRVSNPANGKSVVVRVTDRGPFHADRIIDLSYAAAYRLGYVNNGSTMVEVETIIPGDATSVSYAQVKPPAPTPGGRDEIELLASRLAAEPATPAARPTTLAAGVYLQLGAFSNNDNAESLRTHIARELDWVDEPIIVVPGDSWYRVQVGPFPSRADAEKVAERIRLSYGQKPAFVVR from the coding sequence ATGACAGCCAAAGAAGATACGCATCGCATCACACAGGGCAAGACCGGACACGACACCAGCCTGCGTGTTCCGGCGTTGTTCGTATCCGTCACAGTGCTTGTGTTGGCCGGTTGCGGCAGCACCCAGGTCCAGGTCGTCGAACCCCGCGATACGGCCAACCGGGCCGACCCCGCAGTGACAGTGCCGAAACCCGCAACGCGGAAAACGCAGGTCGTGCAAAGGCGCGGCGGCGGCTACTACAAGGACGACGGTCCGGGCGACGAGATTCCCGACAATCTTGATGACATCCCTGACGCACAACCGCGACTCGAACCGCTCCACCGATTCGCCAACCGACCTTACAGCGTGCTCGGCAAATCCTATATGCCGGACACGACGCTGCGGGCGTTTCGGCAACGCGGCATCGCCAGTTGGTACGGCAAGAAATTCCACGGGCAGCGGACGTCGATCGGCGAACCCTACGATATGTTCTCGATGACGGCGGCGCACCCGACGCTGGCGATTCCGTCCTACGTCCGCGTCAGCAACCCGGCCAACGGCAAGAGCGTCGTCGTGCGCGTTACCGACCGCGGACCATTCCATGCCGACCGCATCATCGACCTGTCATATGCAGCCGCCTATCGCCTCGGCTATGTCAACAACGGCAGCACGATGGTCGAGGTTGAAACGATCATCCCCGGGGATGCGACCTCGGTTTCTTATGCCCAGGTTAAACCGCCGGCGCCGACGCCAGGCGGCCGCGACGAGATCGAACTGCTGGCCAGCCGGCTGGCCGCCGAACCGGCAACACCCGCCGCGCGTCCGACGACGCTGGCCGCCGGGGTTTATCTGCAGTTGGGAGCCTTCTCGAACAACGACAACGCCGAGAGCCTGCGTACTCATATCGCCCGCGAACTCGACTGGGTCGATGAACCGATTATCGTCGTTCCTGGCGATAGCTGGTACCGCGTTCAGGTCGGTCCTTTCCCGAGTCGGGCCGACGCGGAAAAAGTCGCCGAACGCATCCGCTTGTCCTACGGCCAGAAGCCGGCTTTCGTCGTCCGCTGA
- the rodA gene encoding rod shape-determining protein RodA, whose amino-acid sequence MEILYRLRSRLVSNLDMPLLGITALLMLAGLATVFSATYDANNRALAQLVNMLVGLAVMWGVAQFPPQKLMRFAVPLYVIGVVLLVLVFLVGVKVNGARRWLSLGFMRIQPSEILKIAMPLMLAWYFQKYEAALKLRHYCVAGLLLIVPFGLIAKQPDLGTAILVGAAGFYVIFFAGLPWKIIIGMITAGAGAAPFVWTVLHDYQRKRILTLIDPSTDPLGSGYHIIQSTIAIGSGGIFGKGWLEGTQTHLEFIPERHTDFIFAVFSEERGLIGCTILAVLYVLLIARGLMITANASTLFARVLGGSITLSFFTYAFVNMGMVSGILPVVGVPLPFMSYGGTALVTLFLGLGILMSIQSHRMLVKK is encoded by the coding sequence ATGGAAATCCTCTACCGACTCCGCAGCCGCCTCGTCTCCAATCTCGACATGCCGCTGCTCGGCATCACGGCGCTGCTCATGCTCGCCGGTCTGGCAACGGTCTTCAGCGCCACCTATGACGCCAACAATCGGGCGCTGGCGCAACTCGTCAATATGTTGGTCGGGTTGGCCGTGATGTGGGGCGTGGCGCAGTTTCCGCCGCAGAAGCTGATGCGTTTTGCCGTTCCGCTGTATGTCATCGGCGTCGTCCTGCTGGTGCTCGTGTTTCTCGTTGGCGTCAAAGTCAACGGTGCCCGGCGCTGGCTTTCGCTCGGCTTCATGCGCATCCAGCCCTCGGAAATTCTCAAGATCGCCATGCCGCTGATGCTGGCCTGGTATTTCCAGAAGTACGAGGCCGCGCTCAAGCTCCGACACTACTGTGTTGCCGGACTTCTCCTGATCGTCCCCTTCGGACTGATCGCCAAACAGCCGGATCTGGGAACCGCCATCCTCGTCGGCGCGGCCGGCTTCTACGTCATTTTCTTCGCCGGTCTTCCGTGGAAGATCATCATCGGCATGATTACCGCCGGCGCCGGCGCCGCGCCCTTCGTGTGGACCGTGCTGCACGACTACCAACGCAAACGTATCCTGACGCTGATCGACCCCTCGACCGATCCATTGGGTTCCGGTTACCACATCATCCAGTCCACCATCGCCATCGGCTCCGGCGGGATTTTCGGCAAAGGCTGGCTGGAAGGTACGCAAACCCACCTGGAGTTCATTCCCGAACGGCATACCGACTTCATCTTCGCCGTTTTTTCCGAAGAGCGCGGACTGATCGGCTGCACCATCCTGGCCGTGCTCTACGTGCTGCTGATCGCCCGCGGACTGATGATCACCGCCAACGCCTCGACGCTATTCGCCCGCGTGCTTGGAGGCTCGATCACGCTGAGTTTCTTCACCTATGCCTTCGTCAATATGGGAATGGTCAGCGGCATCCTGCCCGTCGTCGGTGTTCCGCTTCCGTTCATGAGCTATGGCGGCACCGCACTCGTCACGCTGTTCCTCGGACTCGGCATCCTGATGAGCATCCAGTCGCATCGCATGCTCGTCAAGAAATGA
- the mrdA gene encoding penicillin-binding protein 2, which translates to MRHRFTSPLSSQDSELDRFRFRIAFAAGAVLLSFLLLIGRFIYLQIVQHDYYVTRAEDNRISLVPIPPNRGVIVDRNGVILARNYSAFTLEITPSKVDDLEATIDGLSTIIEIQAKDRRRFKKLMEESKSFESLPIRTRLNDQDVARFAANRYRFPGVEVKARLFRQYPLGSLASHALGYINRINKTDLADIERNDQEANYRGTDHIGKTGLEKSYEFQLHGETGYEEVEIDAGGRAVRSLSRTPPVSGNNLTLTLDVKLQEIAEKAFGDRRGALVAIEPSSGGLLALVSTPTFDPNLFVDGIRTEDWEQLNASGDRPMINRALNGAYPPGSTFKPFMALAALETGKRTPSQAIADPGFFNFGGHTFRDDKKGGHGLVDMYKSIVQSCDTYYYMLANDMGIDLIARFMGQIGLGQRTGIDIEGESEGVLPSPEWKKRRFKRPEQQKWFAGETISIGIGQGYNAYTPIQLAQATAALANNGVMFRPHLVKYITDTKSGEKTMIEPKPIRTLEWKQQNIDTIKKAMVGVNREGTGARAFAGAEYTSGGKTGTAQVFSLKGSDYKAGKLKQELRDHALFIAFAPAEDPKIAVAVLVENGGFGAQSAAPIARMVFDYYLLGKQPKGPAKEDENAEEEE; encoded by the coding sequence GTGCGCCATCGTTTTACCTCCCCTCTCTCTTCGCAGGACAGCGAACTCGACCGCTTCCGGTTTCGCATCGCCTTTGCTGCCGGCGCGGTGCTCCTCTCGTTCCTGCTGTTGATCGGGCGTTTCATCTATCTGCAGATCGTTCAGCACGACTACTACGTCACCCGCGCCGAAGACAACCGCATTTCGCTGGTGCCAATCCCCCCCAATCGCGGGGTCATCGTCGATCGCAACGGCGTCATCCTCGCCCGAAACTACTCCGCTTTCACGCTCGAGATCACGCCCTCGAAAGTCGATGACCTCGAAGCGACGATCGACGGTCTCAGCACAATCATAGAAATCCAGGCGAAAGACCGGCGGCGCTTCAAGAAATTGATGGAGGAAAGCAAGTCCTTCGAAAGCCTGCCGATCCGGACGCGTCTCAACGATCAGGATGTCGCCCGCTTCGCTGCCAATCGCTACCGCTTCCCTGGCGTCGAAGTCAAGGCGCGGCTATTCCGCCAATATCCGCTGGGGTCGCTGGCGTCGCATGCGCTTGGTTACATCAACCGCATCAACAAGACCGATCTTGCCGACATCGAGCGCAACGACCAGGAAGCCAATTATCGCGGCACCGACCATATCGGCAAGACAGGTCTGGAAAAATCCTACGAATTCCAACTGCATGGCGAGACCGGCTACGAGGAGGTCGAGATCGATGCCGGCGGCCGCGCCGTACGCAGTCTGTCGCGGACACCACCGGTGTCAGGTAACAACCTCACCCTGACGCTCGATGTCAAATTGCAGGAGATCGCGGAAAAGGCCTTTGGCGATCGTCGCGGCGCGCTGGTGGCCATCGAACCGTCGAGCGGCGGCCTCCTGGCACTGGTATCGACCCCCACCTTCGACCCCAACCTGTTTGTTGACGGTATCCGCACGGAAGACTGGGAACAACTGAATGCCTCGGGTGACCGTCCGATGATCAACCGCGCCCTCAACGGCGCCTATCCGCCCGGATCGACCTTCAAACCCTTCATGGCCCTGGCGGCGCTGGAAACGGGAAAGCGGACGCCCAGTCAGGCCATCGCCGACCCCGGTTTCTTCAACTTCGGCGGCCATACCTTCCGCGACGACAAGAAAGGCGGTCACGGACTCGTCGACATGTACAAGTCGATCGTCCAGTCCTGCGACACCTACTATTACATGCTTGCCAACGACATGGGCATCGACCTGATCGCGCGCTTCATGGGGCAGATTGGTCTCGGCCAGAGAACCGGCATCGACATCGAAGGCGAGTCGGAAGGCGTGCTACCGTCGCCCGAATGGAAAAAGCGGCGCTTCAAGCGTCCGGAGCAACAAAAGTGGTTCGCCGGCGAAACCATCTCGATCGGCATCGGCCAGGGGTACAACGCCTACACGCCGATCCAGCTCGCCCAGGCCACGGCAGCGCTCGCCAATAACGGCGTCATGTTCCGTCCGCACCTGGTCAAATACATCACCGATACCAAGTCCGGCGAGAAAACAATGATCGAGCCGAAGCCGATTCGTACGCTCGAGTGGAAGCAGCAAAACATCGACACGATCAAGAAAGCCATGGTCGGCGTCAACCGCGAAGGGACGGGCGCCCGCGCCTTCGCCGGCGCTGAATACACCTCCGGCGGCAAGACCGGCACGGCACAGGTCTTCAGCCTCAAGGGGTCCGACTACAAGGCCGGTAAACTGAAGCAGGAACTGCGTGACCACGCACTCTTCATCGCCTTCGCCCCGGCCGAGGATCCCAAGATCGCCGTCGCCGTTCTGGTCGAGAACGGCGGCTTCGGCGCGCAGTCGGCCGCACCGATTGCACGCATGGTCTTTGACTACTACCTGCTCGGTAAACAGCCGAAGGGACCGGCCAAAGAAGACGAAAACGCCGAGGAAGAGGAGTAA
- the mreD gene encoding rod shape-determining protein MreD, with product MQTTYSSSRILQPVRPFFIALSLIIALFLNFLPTASINWIPDWVALVLVFWSIREPRRVGMGSGFLLGLAMDVADASLLGQHALAYVIVAYLAELLSRRILWFPLSQQALHVLPLMLVVQAVQVIVRLAPGVDFPGWGYFVGPFLATILWPPLTYVLLLPQYQPIEHDANRPI from the coding sequence ATGCAAACCACCTATTCCTCGTCACGCATCCTGCAGCCGGTCCGGCCCTTCTTCATCGCGCTGAGCCTGATCATCGCGCTGTTCCTCAACTTCCTGCCGACAGCTTCGATCAACTGGATCCCAGACTGGGTTGCCCTGGTGCTCGTTTTCTGGAGCATCCGCGAACCGCGCCGCGTCGGCATGGGTTCAGGTTTTCTGCTGGGACTGGCAATGGATGTCGCCGATGCGAGCCTGCTCGGACAGCACGCGCTGGCCTACGTCATCGTCGCCTATCTGGCAGAATTGCTGTCACGCCGCATTCTCTGGTTCCCGCTCTCGCAGCAGGCATTGCACGTCCTGCCGTTAATGCTGGTTGTGCAGGCGGTGCAGGTGATCGTTCGCCTCGCCCCCGGGGTCGACTTCCCCGGCTGGGGCTATTTCGTCGGACCGTTCCTCGCCACCATCCTCTGGCCGCCGCTGACGTACGTGCTGCTGCTACCGCAGTACCAGCCGATCGAACACGACGCCAACCGGCCGATTTGA
- the mreC gene encoding rod shape-determining protein MreC, which yields MDQQPPPFFKRGPAPLARLSFYAALSTALLFVDARFQTLELLRSTLSLVTYPLHVAAHAPIELLSNGGQYLTGITRFQEENTKLKRDQLESASVLLRVRQLESENSHLRQLLDMRERQHVDGIVARIVYAARDPFSRRIVVDKGQQHRIEAGQPVIDEAGVVGQVTRIFPFVSEIALITDKEQSVPVQIVRNGLRSVVFGLGSGQLELRFMPANADVQNGDVLVTSGLDGIFPVGLPVARITHIERDTSYSFARIFCEPTAGVENYNEVMVLAKRQPEAIPEEALTSSKAKAVAKPGQKKKRLKRD from the coding sequence ATGGACCAGCAGCCGCCTCCATTTTTCAAGCGGGGACCCGCGCCGCTGGCGCGTCTGTCATTTTACGCGGCGCTGTCGACCGCGCTGCTATTCGTCGACGCGCGCTTCCAGACGCTGGAGCTCCTGCGCTCGACGCTCTCGCTGGTCACCTATCCCTTGCATGTCGCGGCGCATGCGCCGATCGAACTGCTGAGCAACGGCGGTCAATATCTGACCGGCATCACCCGCTTCCAGGAAGAAAACACCAAGCTCAAGCGCGACCAGCTCGAAAGCGCCTCGGTGCTGCTGCGTGTACGCCAGCTCGAGAGCGAGAATTCGCACCTGCGCCAGTTGCTCGACATGCGCGAACGCCAGCATGTCGATGGCATTGTAGCCCGGATCGTTTACGCGGCCCGCGACCCGTTCTCGCGCAGAATCGTCGTCGACAAGGGACAACAGCACCGCATCGAAGCCGGACAGCCGGTCATTGACGAGGCCGGCGTCGTCGGGCAGGTGACCCGAATTTTCCCGTTCGTCTCGGAGATCGCGCTGATTACCGACAAGGAACAGTCGGTGCCGGTCCAGATCGTCCGCAACGGCCTGCGCTCGGTCGTCTTCGGCCTCGGCAGCGGCCAGCTTGAACTGCGTTTCATGCCGGCCAACGCCGACGTCCAGAACGGTGATGTGCTCGTCACCTCGGGACTCGACGGCATCTTCCCGGTCGGTCTTCCTGTCGCGCGGATCACGCATATCGAACGCGATACATCCTACTCGTTTGCGCGCATTTTCTGCGAGCCAACGGCAGGCGTGGAGAACTACAACGAGGTCATGGTGCTGGCCAAGCGCCAACCCGAAGCGATTCCCGAAGAAGCGCTGACCAGCAGCAAGGCCAAGGCAGTGGCCAAACCAGGTCAGAAGAAGAAACGCCTGAAGAGGGACTGA
- a CDS encoding rod shape-determining protein translates to MFSFLRSYFSNDLAIDLGTANTLIYVRGKGIVLDEPSVVAIRMEGGPNSKKTIQAVGHGAKEMLGKAPGAITVIRPMKDGVIADFTVTEQMLKQFIRKVHDSRLLSPSPRIIICVPSGSTQVERRAIRESAIGAGASQVFLIEEPMAAAIGADLPVAEATGSMVVDIGGGTTEVGVISLGGMVYAGSVRVGGDKLDEAIINYISRNYGMLIGENTAESIKKQIGSAFPGTEVREMEVSGINKAEGIPRKFTISSNEILEALTDPLNSIVSAVKSALEKTPPELGADIADKGMVLTGGGALLRDLDRLLMEETGLPVIVAEEPLTCVARGCGMALERMDKLGSIFASD, encoded by the coding sequence ATGTTCAGCTTCTTGCGCAGTTATTTTTCGAACGATCTCGCGATCGACCTTGGAACCGCCAACACGTTGATCTACGTGCGCGGCAAGGGCATCGTTCTCGATGAGCCGTCAGTCGTCGCCATCCGCATGGAAGGCGGCCCGAATTCCAAAAAGACCATCCAGGCTGTCGGCCATGGTGCCAAGGAAATGCTTGGCAAGGCCCCTGGTGCGATCACGGTCATCCGCCCGATGAAGGACGGCGTCATTGCCGACTTCACGGTCACCGAGCAGATGCTCAAGCAGTTCATCCGCAAGGTCCACGATTCCCGCCTGCTCTCGCCCAGCCCGCGCATCATCATCTGCGTACCCTCGGGCTCGACGCAGGTGGAACGCCGCGCGATCCGCGAATCGGCGATCGGCGCCGGTGCCAGCCAGGTCTTCCTGATCGAAGAGCCGATGGCGGCCGCGATCGGTGCGGACCTGCCGGTGGCCGAAGCAACCGGTTCGATGGTCGTCGATATCGGCGGCGGCACCACCGAGGTCGGCGTCATCTCGCTCGGCGGCATGGTCTATGCCGGGTCGGTCCGCGTCGGTGGCGACAAGCTCGACGAAGCGATCATCAATTACATCAGCCGCAACTACGGCATGCTGATCGGCGAGAATACCGCCGAAAGCATCAAGAAGCAGATCGGTTCGGCCTTCCCCGGAACGGAAGTGCGCGAGATGGAAGTCTCGGGCATCAACAAGGCCGAGGGCATTCCGCGCAAATTCACGATCTCGTCGAACGAGATCCTGGAAGCGCTCACCGATCCGCTCAACAGCATCGTCTCGGCCGTCAAGTCGGCGCTCGAGAAGACGCCGCCGGAACTCGGTGCCGACATCGCCGACAAGGGCATGGTCCTTACCGGCGGCGGCGCGCTGCTACGCGATCTCGACCGTCTGCTGATGGAAGAAACCGGCCTGCCGGTCATCGTCGCCGAAGAACCGCTGACCTGCGTGGCACGCGGCTGCGGCATGGCGCTCGAGCGCATGGACAAGCTCGGCAGCATCTTTGCTTCGGATTGA
- the gatC gene encoding Asp-tRNA(Asn)/Glu-tRNA(Gln) amidotransferase subunit GatC produces the protein MSLSLEQVHRVAQLARLEISDAEAETTRTQLNAIFTLIEAMQAVDTKGIEPMAHAQDLSQRLRPDEVTEIDRRAAFQAVSPEVEAGLFLVPKVIE, from the coding sequence ATGTCGCTTTCCCTGGAACAAGTTCATCGCGTTGCCCAGTTGGCGCGGCTCGAAATCAGCGATGCCGAGGCCGAAACGACGCGAACCCAACTCAACGCCATCTTCACCCTGATCGAGGCGATGCAGGCCGTCGATACGAAGGGGATCGAGCCGATGGCGCACGCACAGGATCTGTCGCAGCGCCTGCGGCCGGATGAAGTGACCGAAATCGACCGGCGCGCGGCCTTTCAGGCGGTGTCGCCCGAGGTCGAGGCCGGCTTGTTCCTAGTGCCGAAGGTGATCGAATGA
- the gatA gene encoding Asp-tRNA(Asn)/Glu-tRNA(Gln) amidotransferase subunit GatA produces the protein MIERSLKSLAAALAGKEISSVELTQLYLDRIARFNPDINAYITVDPEKSLAQAKAADARIAAGQAAALTGIPLAQKDIFCAEGWRTTCGSKMLDNFVSPYDATVIERLNAAGAVILGKTNMDEFAMGSSNETSYFGAVKNPWDRDRVSGGSSGGSAAAVAARLAPAATATDTGGSIRQPAALCGLTGLKPTYGVVSRYGMIAYASSLDQGGPMARSAEDCALLLGNMAGFDPRDSTSLERPADDYLRDIERPLAGLRIGLPKEFFGEGCDAAVMASIEAAIAEYRKLGAETVEVSLPNMKLSVPAYYVIAPAEASSNLSRYDGVRYGYRAPEYADLNDMYAKTRAQGFGDEVKRRILIGTYVLSHGYYDAYYLQAQRIRRLIADDFRAAFTQCDVIMGPTSPTTAFKLGEKIDDPVQMYLFDIYTLGVNLAGLPGMSIPCGLAGDMPVGLQLIGDYFSEARLLNVAHRYQQATDWHLRRPVGLD, from the coding sequence ATGATCGAACGCAGTCTGAAATCGCTCGCCGCCGCGCTCGCGGGCAAGGAAATCTCGAGCGTCGAACTGACGCAGCTCTACCTGGACCGGATCGCCCGGTTCAATCCCGACATCAACGCGTATATCACCGTTGACCCCGAAAAAAGCCTGGCGCAGGCGAAAGCGGCGGATGCGCGGATCGCCGCCGGACAAGCAGCGGCGCTGACCGGTATCCCTCTGGCGCAGAAGGACATTTTCTGCGCGGAAGGCTGGCGCACGACCTGCGGCTCGAAAATGCTCGACAATTTCGTCAGCCCCTACGACGCGACCGTCATCGAGCGGCTGAATGCGGCGGGTGCCGTGATTCTCGGCAAGACGAACATGGACGAGTTCGCCATGGGTTCGTCGAACGAAACTTCCTATTTCGGCGCGGTGAAGAATCCCTGGGATCGCGACCGCGTTTCCGGTGGTTCGTCGGGCGGTTCGGCCGCTGCGGTGGCAGCGCGTCTGGCGCCGGCGGCGACGGCAACCGACACCGGCGGTTCGATCCGTCAGCCGGCGGCGCTCTGCGGGCTGACCGGCCTCAAGCCGACTTACGGCGTCGTCTCCCGCTACGGCATGATCGCCTACGCCTCGTCGCTCGACCAGGGCGGGCCGATGGCGCGCTCGGCCGAAGATTGCGCGCTGCTGCTTGGGAACATGGCTGGTTTCGATCCGCGCGATTCGACCAGCCTCGAACGTCCAGCCGACGATTACCTGCGCGATATCGAGCGCCCGCTCGCGGGGCTGCGTATCGGTCTGCCGAAGGAATTCTTCGGCGAAGGCTGTGATGCGGCTGTCATGGCCAGTATCGAGGCCGCGATCGCGGAATACCGCAAGCTCGGCGCCGAAACGGTCGAGGTGAGCCTGCCGAACATGAAACTGTCGGTGCCGGCGTACTACGTCATCGCGCCGGCGGAAGCCAGTTCCAACCTGTCGCGCTATGACGGCGTGCGCTACGGCTATCGCGCCCCCGAGTATGCCGATCTCAACGACATGTATGCCAAGACGCGGGCGCAAGGCTTCGGCGATGAGGTCAAGCGGCGCATCCTGATCGGCACCTACGTGCTCTCGCACGGTTACTACGACGCTTATTATCTGCAGGCGCAGCGCATCCGCCGGTTGATCGCCGACGATTTTCGCGCTGCCTTCACCCAGTGCGATGTCATCATGGGACCGACGAGCCCGACGACGGCGTTCAAGCTGGGCGAGAAAATCGACGACCCGGTGCAGATGTATCTGTTTGACATCTATACGCTGGGCGTCAATCTCGCCGGTCTGCCCGGCATGTCGATTCCCTGCGGACTGGCCGGAGATATGCCAGTTGGATTGCAGCTGATCGGCGATTATTTCAGCGAGGCGCGCCTGCTCAACGTCGCACATCGCTATCAGCAGGCGACCGACTGGCACCTGCGCCGTCCTGTGGGCCTCGATTGA
- the gatB gene encoding Asp-tRNA(Asn)/Glu-tRNA(Gln) amidotransferase subunit GatB — MKQWEVVIGIETHVQLQTRSKIFSGSSTAFGAAPNVQANAVDLALPGVLPVLNRGAVECAIRFGLAVEGEVAPKSVFARKNYFYPDLPKGYQISQYELPVVVGGKLSITLGEGDAAVEKTINLTRAHLEEDAGKSLHEDFHGKSGIDLNRAGTPLLEIVTEPDMRSSAEAVAYARALHALVRWIGICDGNMQEGSFRCDANVSVRPVGQQEFGTRREIKNLNSFRFMQQAIDYEVSWQINEIEEGRAIQQATVLFDPDTGETRSMRTKEDAHDYRYFPDPDLLPLMIDRDWVARTRADMPELPTAKKQRFVADFGLSAYDATTLTASLDIADYYEAAVVVAGKGAAKPCANWVMVDLAARLNKDGRDIASSPVSAAQLGGLVARIADNTISNNIAKKVFEALWAGEGQSADEIIEKQGLKQITDTGAIEKLIDEVLAANAAMVAEFKAGKEKAFNALVGQAMKATKGKANPQQVNELLRKKLG; from the coding sequence ATGAAACAATGGGAAGTCGTCATCGGCATCGAGACGCATGTGCAGTTGCAGACGCGCTCGAAGATCTTCTCCGGCAGTTCGACGGCCTTCGGCGCCGCGCCGAATGTTCAGGCCAACGCTGTCGACCTCGCTTTGCCCGGCGTGTTGCCGGTGCTCAACCGTGGCGCCGTTGAATGCGCGATCCGCTTCGGCCTCGCGGTCGAGGGCGAAGTGGCGCCGAAGTCGGTATTCGCGCGCAAGAATTACTTTTATCCCGATCTGCCGAAGGGCTACCAGATCAGCCAGTACGAGTTGCCGGTGGTGGTCGGCGGGAAGTTGAGCATCACGCTTGGTGAAGGCGATGCGGCCGTCGAGAAGACGATCAACCTGACGCGGGCACACCTCGAGGAAGACGCCGGCAAGTCGCTGCACGAGGATTTCCACGGCAAGTCGGGGATCGATCTCAACCGTGCTGGAACGCCGCTGCTCGAAATTGTCACCGAACCGGACATGCGCTCGTCGGCGGAGGCGGTGGCCTATGCGCGGGCGCTGCACGCGCTCGTGCGCTGGATCGGTATTTGCGACGGCAACATGCAGGAGGGCTCTTTCCGTTGCGACGCCAACGTTTCGGTCCGTCCGGTCGGTCAGCAGGAATTCGGCACCCGTCGCGAAATCAAGAACCTCAACTCGTTCCGGTTCATGCAGCAGGCGATCGACTACGAGGTCAGCTGGCAGATCAACGAGATCGAGGAAGGCCGTGCGATCCAGCAGGCGACCGTGCTGTTCGACCCGGATACGGGCGAAACGCGGTCCATGCGCACCAAGGAAGACGCGCACGATTACCGCTATTTCCCCGATCCCGATCTGCTGCCGCTGATGATCGACCGCGACTGGGTGGCGCGCACGCGCGCCGACATGCCGGAACTGCCGACGGCCAAGAAGCAGCGCTTCGTTGCCGATTTTGGTTTGTCTGCCTATGACGCAACGACCCTGACGGCGTCGCTCGATATCGCCGATTACTACGAGGCGGCCGTGGTCGTTGCCGGCAAGGGCGCGGCCAAGCCTTGCGCCAACTGGGTGATGGTCGATCTGGCAGCGCGGCTCAACAAGGACGGGCGCGACATCGCGTCGTCGCCGGTGTCAGCGGCGCAGTTGGGCGGACTCGTGGCACGGATTGCCGACAACACGATCTCGAACAACATCGCCAAGAAAGTGTTCGAGGCACTGTGGGCCGGTGAAGGTCAGAGCGCCGACGAAATCATCGAGAAGCAGGGCCTCAAGCAGATCACCGATACCGGTGCGATCGAGAAACTGATCGACGAGGTGCTTGCCGCCAATGCCGCGATGGTCGCGGAATTCAAGGCTGGCAAGGAAAAAGCGTTCAACGCGCTGGTTGGCCAGGCGATGAAGGCGACCAAGGGCAAGGCCAACCCGCAGCAGGTCAACGAACTGC